The Nocardia vinacea genome contains the following window.
CTCGCCAAGCGGCTCGCTACCATCGACCTGCTGTCCAAGGGCCGAATGCGGCTGCTGACAGTGGGACTCGGCACCTTGCCGGGTGAGGCCGCCGCGGTGGGGGTGGACTTCGCATCCCGTGGCCGTCGGGCCGATGAGGCGATCGATGTAATGCGCCTGCTGTGGGCCGGTGATGCGGATGGTGTCGACTACCACGGCGAGTTCTTCTCGTTCGACAAGCTGTGCCTATACCCGAAACCCCGTGGGGGAGACCAGTTGCCGATCCATATCGGCGGATCGAGTCGGGCCGCGGCGCGGCGGGTGGGACGACGTGGCGATGGGTATTTCGCGGGCGGGATGCTGATGCCCGCCGAACGTGCGGAGCAGTGGGATCTCGCCAGGTCCACCGCCGACGCGGCGGGCCGAGATTCGGGCGCGCTGGAATACACCCGCTGGGGGTCGATAGATATGCCGCAGGATCGGGTAGACGGATTCGCCGCACAAGGCGTGACCCGGATCATTGTCGGCGCTACCGCCTCGGACCAGGCCGTGCAGCTCGACGAAATGTCGGCCTTCGCGGCGCGTTTCGGGCTGGCGTCGAAGTCCTGACGGCACTGAGCAATACAACCGAGGCCATCTGCTCAGGACGGTCTCGGTTGTATTGCTCGGTGTCGACGTCAGAGCGGCGGCCAGGCGTCGTGCCTCCCGACACGATGTCTGCTGTTTGGGAAGGCTATTCGCCGGTCCCGGCGTGCCGAGCCGCCGAAGGTAGGACCTCGGGACGATCCTCAGGTCATCCGGTTCAGTATCCGGACTGCTGAGCGCCCAATTGCTGGGTAATGACACCGTGCAACCGCTGCAGGCCGCCGACGGTCATACCGCTCTGCAATTGCCCCTCGATGGTGCGGACCAGCGCGGAATCGCTGAGGATCTTCTCACTGGATTGGATGAGAACCGTTCCGGCGCCGGTGAAGTCGAACTGGCGCTCCTCACCGGAGTTCACCCCGAAGCGCGCCGCACCGGCGGCCAGGAAATTGGAGACCCAGCGCTGGTCGTAGTGGTGGCTCGGCGACGGGCAATCCGCCCAGCCGACAAGAGCTTCCGGATCGACGCGCAGCGGCGGTTCGGCGAACATGACCGGGCCATTGGAGGAGGCCAGGAACTTGCCGGTGCCGATGAGGGTGAGAAATCCGGGGACGATGGACTGATTCAGCGACAGTCCCGGCTCGAAGGCGAGCAGGTTGGCGGCGCGGATGGTGAGGTTGCCGTTGTCCTCGAGGTCATAGGAATTGATGTCGTAACCGCGGTCGCCGATGATCAGCTTGCCGTGGCCCTCGGCGATCACATAGTCGCCGGTGAACAGCGGTGCGGAGAACTGCTGCGAGACCATGTGCAGCAGTCCGCCCTGCAATCCGTGGGTGAGCATCTGGAACCGCATATCGCCGTAGTAGGCGATCATCGCGCCCTTCCGCATGAACCACGGTTTGTTCAGGTCGATGCAATAGGCGTAGCTGTTGCCCGGAAGGTTGTCGCTCTCACCGAGATTCAGCGGATTCAAAATATCGGTCATGGGTTCACAACTTCTCTTCCGAGGCCTGTACGTACACGACACCCTGTCCGACGCAATGCAATTGCATCGCCTCACCGGAACCGCGACCGACCGCATCGCGCCAGCTCAACGCCGTCTTCAACTCGGTCTGCACATTGCCGTAGGCGGCGACGAAGGCCTGCGGATCCACCACGATCGGATTCGGCCCGCCCACCGGCAGTTCCAGGAATCCGCCGTGGGCGAGCAGCACCGCCGCGCCCTGTCCGGACAGCTGCGTGGTGAACATGCCCTGACCGGTCAGCGCACCGCTCGCGGCACCGCGCAACGCGCCCATCAATCCGCCGCCGCCGCCACCGCCGCCCGAACTCATCACGGACACAATCGAACTCTGCAGCGCGGCGGTATTGGCCAGCAGCCGCGAGGCCTCGACGCGCAGCACCGCGCCCGGCTGCATCTGCACCACATGCACTTCCAGCCCGGCGAATCCGTAGTGCACCTCGCCGTTACCGGAGGCCAGCATGGTGCGCTCGTGCTCACCGGCCATCATCCGGCCCGCCATCCGCATAATGCCGCCACCGCCCATACCGGGCGCCGCCCCCGGAATCTGGTGTGGCGCAAAGGAAATATCGCCGGTGTAGAACAGCATCGCGCCGTTGCGCGCGACCACGCCGCCCGCCATCCCGACGTTGACCTTGACGACCTTGCCGTTGACCTTCTCGAACATCGCTGGCTCCCTTACCGTTCCGCCGGCTGGATCAACACCAGGCCCTGACCGTCGAAGCGCAGCGAGAACGCCTCCCCGGCATCCTGGCCGACGAGGGTGCGCCACGAAACATCGGTCACGAAGGACTGATTCAGATTGCCCCGGCAGGCCACGAAGGCATCCGGATCGACGACCAGCGGATACTGCGGTGAAACCTCCAGGTGGATCAGCGGCCCGCCCGCCGAGAGCAGTGCGACCTGACCCTGTCCGGTCACCGTGGTGGTGAACAGACCGGCACCCGACGACGCACCACGTACACCGGCGAAACGCACGTCCGTGCGCAGATTTCCGGCGAAGCACAGCAGCTGCTGCGATTCGACCTGCAGCGTCTCGTTATTCAGATTCACCACGGTCACGTGCTGACCGTTGACCGCGAAGAAGACCCGGCCGTTGCCGCTGCATTCCATCAGCGACAGTTTCTCGCCGGTGGCACGCCGCTTGAGCCCGGCGAGTACGCCGTCGCCGCCGCCGAAACCGGCCGACTTGAACTGCACATTTCCTTCGTAGGCGACCATCGAGCCGGAAATCGCCCGGATACTCGATCCGGCGAGGTGTGCCTCGATCACCTTTTTCGACTGCTCGAACAGTTGCACCATAAGGAGTTTGCCTGCTGTCTCGTAGGGGAACACGGGTTTATCGCCCGCCATTCCGACCGCGTTTCGCCACCCTAACCGATCTTGGAGTACCTGTATGGGCCACGGCGACGGATACTTCGGATCGTGTTCGGCACGTTTCTCGTAGAGTGGCACCGTACGCACCGACAAGCGAAGGGTCGAACTTGTCCGCAACACTCGCCAAGGGTCAGAATGGCCCGCTGGCCACCAATGACGTGGTGATCTCCGTCCAGCTGTCCGCGCCCGCGGATCTGTCCGCGCTATTGGTCACCGAGTCGGGGAAGGTCCGTTCCGATGCGGACTTCGTCTTCTTCAATCAGCTCAATGGTCCCGGGGTGAATCTGCAGCCCGCGCCGGCCGGGCAGCCCGCGTCGCTGGCAGTATCGCTGAATGCTGTGCCCGCGGAGATCGCGCAGATCCGTGCGGTGATCACCCTGGACGACGCGACCAGCAATTTCGGCCGCTTTCCCGCGCCGACGGCGATCGTGTCGGATTCGGCGGGCAATCAGCTGTACGAGTACCGCATCGATGGTTTGAACACCGAGTCGATCGTGATCGCACTCGAGCTGTACCGGCGCCAGAGCGAGTGGAAGGTGCGCGCGGTCGGCCAGGGCTACGCCGGTGGTTTCGCGGCGCTGGTCACCGATCACGGCGTCACCGTCGACGAGTCTCCGGCCGCGACGCAGGTCCCGCCGCCACCGGCCTACCAGCCCGCCCAGCCTGCACAGCCCGGACCGGGCTACCCGCCGCCGCCACAGCCCGCGCCTCCGACGCAGCAGCAGCCGCAGTACCCGCCGCCACAGCAGGGCTACCCCCAGGGCGCACCCGGCTACCCGCCGCCCGGCCAGGGCTACCCGCCCCCGCCCGCACCCGGTGGTTACCCGCCGCCCGCACCCGGCCAGCCCGGCCCGGGCCAGGGCTATCCGCCGCCCGCCCAGCCCGCCGCGCAACAACGGCCGCCCAGCGAAGTCAGCCTGAGCAAGGATCGTCCAGTCAGCCTCGTCAAGGGCCAGCGGGTCACCCTGCGCAAGGAGGGCGGCACCTCACTGACCTTCGTGAAGATGGGTCTCGGCTGGGATCCGGTACGCAGCCGCGGCATGTTCGGCAACCGGACCGTCGATATCGACCTCGACGGGTCGGTGGTGATGTTCGCCGATATGAACGTGGTGGATGTCGCCTACTACGGCCAGCTGACCTCCAAGGACGGTTCGATCCGGCACCAGGGCGACAATCTCACCGGTGAGGGTGAGGGCGACGACGAGGTGATCCTGGTCGACCTGACCCGCATCCCGGCGCATGTCAGCACGCTGGTGTTCATCGTGACCTCGTATAAGGGCCACACCTTCGAACAAGTCCAGAATGCGTTCTGCCGCTTGGTCGATGGCTCCAACAATGCCGAGCTGGCCAGGTACACCCTCGCCGGTGGCATGCCGTTCACCGCGATGGCGATGGCCAAGCTGTTCCGGGTCGGCAGCGATTGGAAGTTGCAGGCGCTCGGCGAAGGCTTCCAGGCCAAACATCCCGGTGAGGCGGTGCCACAGCTGGGCCGGTTCCTGGGTAATTGAGTTAGCGTAGCGACTGCTTGCAGGTCGCTCGAAAAGACCTAGCGTAGCGACTGCTTGCAGGTCGCTCGAAAAGACCTAGCGTAGCGACTGCTTGCAGGTCGCTCGAAAAGACCTAGCGTAGCGACTGCTTGCAGGTCGCTCGAAAAGACCTAGCGTAGCGACTGCTTGCAGGTCGCTCGAAAAGATCAGTGCACGAAACAACGGGGCGGACAACGTGATTCAGCTGAAGGCCGGTCAGAATATGGTGCTGACCGGCGATATCGTTCAATTCAGCGCGAAAGCCGGGGCTGCCCTGGATGTTTCGGCGCTCGTCGTGGCGGAGAACATGCGGGTCTTCGATACCGGCGATTTCGTGTTCTACAACCAGGCCGAGACCGCGGGGGTGACGCTGTCCGAGGACGGCGTCACCATCCGGCTCGCCGAGGTGCGCGCCGACGCCAAGGCGGTGCTGCTGGTGGTCAGCGCCGATCCGGCCGCGCCCGCGCAGGAGCACGGGCTCGGTGCGGTGACCGCCGAACTCGCCGTGCACGATATCGCTACAGCGGAATTCGCGATCAGTCCGTCCGCGGGGGAGACCGCGCTGATCTGCCTCGAGGTGTATCGGCGCGGAACCGACTGGAAGCTGCGCGCGGTCGGTCAGGGCTATGCGGGTGGGCTCGCCGTGCTGCTCACCGCGCACGGCGTCGAGGTCGACGAACCGGCTACGTCGCAGTCCGGGCAACACAGCGCGGCCGATCTGCGGGAAGCCGAACCGGTCGGCAGTGTGGGCCGGGCCGGCGGCCAAGACACCATCAGCGGTCCCGGCGACTCCAGTGCCGCCGGCCCCGCGCCGCTCGAGGTCGCGCACGGACTCGAACGCCTGTGGATGATCTTCGAGGATGCCGCGCGCTCGGCCGCCGCGCTCATCTCCGCGCGTGATTACGCCATGCAGCGGCTGGATCAGGAACTGTCCGCGGCGGTTTCGGATCCGGCGACCAGGAACACCCCCGCCGCCGAGGAGGCCAGGCAGACCGCACAGCGTCGCTGTGACGATCTGATCGCCACTGCGGAAGGTAGTCACCTGCGCGATAGCGAAGCGCTCATGCGCGAACTCGCCGACGCCGATCGGCAATTGCCGCCGTCACTCGCGTCCTGGGATTCGCCCGCCTGGGACGGGGCGCCGACGCCAAGCGACGGCATCCGACTCGGCGAGCTCTATGCGAATGAGCGTGGGCCGCTACGGATTCCGTACTGCGTGCCGGTGCCGCTGACCCGTCCGCTGTGGATCGATACCGAATCCACGGCTGCGGCGGCCCCGGTCGTCGGCGCGGTGCTCGCGCGCCTGCTCGCGGCCGACCCCGGCCGGCGCACGCTGGTCGACATGATCGACCTGACCGGCGCGTTCGGCCAGCTCGTCGGTCCGCTGACCCCGGTGCTGAACGGGCCACCGATCACCGATTTCGGCGATATCTCGGCGCGGCTGCAGACTCTGGTCGAGGCCGCCGACCTGGCCGAATTGGCTTATTCCAGTGGGAATTTCACGCCGTCGACCGAGCATCGGGTATTGCTCGCAGCGGACTTCCCGCACGGGTACCAGACCGCGGACGCACAGCGCATCGCGACGCTGCTGGTGCGCGGCGATCTGATCGGGCTGTCCACGGTGATCGTCGGCACCGACGAATCCGAGTCCAGTGACGGGACGGTGGCGATGCTGTCCCAGGCCTGCCGTCATCTGCCGACGGTGGACGGCACCCCGCTGTTCGATCCGTGGACCGGCAGCGCATGGCAGCTGGATCTGGACCTGCTGCCACGGGAACCGGCCAGGCAGGCGCGCTTCCTGCGCACCAGCTGAGCCGACCTTTTCGAGCGACCTGCAAGCAGTCGCTAGCGGCCGAGCACAGCCCTGGGCCGCAGTGCCTCCGGCAGCCAGGGCAGCAGCGGGTCCGGTGCGCGGTCGACGACGCCGCCGACCGGATCGTCGACGAAATCGCGCCGGACCAGATCTTCCTCGGGTCGGTAGATCTGTCGAATGATCAAGGCGCACAGCGCGAGTACCGCGATATCTCGTAGCAGTACGGTGCCGGTGAACCACTGCTCGGGCAAACCCTTGCGGTCCAGGCCGAGGTAGTAGAACATCCGCGGCACCCAGACCAGCGCGTCGATGGTCATCCAGGCCAACAGAATTCGGCGGTGCGGCAGCGCGAGCGCGGCCAGCGGCACCAGCCACAGCGAATACTGCGGGCTCCACACTTTGTTGGTGATCAGGAAGGCGGCGACGACCAGGAAGCACAGCTGGGCCAGGCGCGGTCGGCGCGGGGCCGTGAGTGCGATGTAGGCGATCGCCGCACAGGCGGCGACGAATACCAGCAGCGACACCAGATTCAGGATGGTCGGCTGTTCGGCATGTCCGATCTCGCCGTCGAATCCGGCCCAGCCGGTGAACGAGGTGATGACGTTGTAGATGGAATCCGGGTCGGCGTGCCGAGTGGTGTTGAGCCGGAAGAACTCCCGCCAGCCATTCGGGTACAGCAGCGCGATCGGCAGATTCACCACCAGCCAGGTGCCGGCGGCGGCTGCGACGGTCAAGGCGGCCGCGCCCAGCGGTCGGGCGCTGAGAAACTGCATGCGATACGGGGTTTCGCGCAGCCAGGTCATCGCGGTGCGCCCGCTGTTGATATCACTCAACCGGAGCCCGAGCCGTGCGCTCGGCACCCGCTGCAGTGGGTCGGCGCGCAGGCACAACACCACGATCGGCCCGAGCAGCAGCAGCGGATAGAGCTTTGCCGCGCCGCCCAGTCCGAGCAGCAGGCCCGCGAGCAATGGTCGTCGGCGGGCCCAGGCGAGTAAGCCGGTGGCGGCGAAAGCCGTTGCGAGCGCGTCGAAATTGGTGAACGCGTGCACGATCACCAGTGGCGAACAGGCGACCAGCGCGGCATCCCAGATCCGCCGCCCCGCCAGTTGCGCCGAGGCCCACACCGTGACCAGCCAGGCGAAGGCCAGACCGACCGCGACCACATTGAAATAGATGACCACCTGCAGCGCACCGGGCAGCGGGGAGGCATCCCAGGTCTTGGCGACCTGCATCGACGCGTACTGGTAGAGCCCGGACAGCACCGGGTACTCCATGTACCTGGTCTCGCGGCCGCCGTCCGGGGTCTGCTCGGTCCATTCCTTCTTGTACGGGAAGGCACCCTCGTTCAACCGCTCCGCGCCGTAGAGCGGCACGGTATCCGAGTAGCACATGGCGATGTACTGGCGGCCGTTGTTCCAGTCGAGGGTGAGCGAACCGTCGGACGTGCTCGTCTGCTGGATGCAGCCCGCCTTGCTCGCCCAGCCGAGTGCGAGGAAGACCAGTGCGAAGGCGAGCAGCACCCGCATCGGGGTCCAGAACCGGACCCGGCCGATGAGCGCGTGGTCACCGACCGGGCCGCCGACGACCGTACTCAGCTGCGCGGTCAGGGAGTCGTTGCGGCTGGGCCGATCTCGGCCGTCGGCCGAGCGCAGATCCGGCGCCAGCGGCGCGGGCGCGACGTAGTGCGTCGCGCCGCCGACGGATTGCGTTGCACCGGACGGCATCCCATCGGGCTGCGGAGCGCTTGCGTTCGTCCGCTCGTCCACGAGTTGCGGTTCGGTCACGGCACCCGAGGCTACCGGGTGCGGGTCGGTTGACTGCCGTTGCCGTTGCCGGTGCCACCGGATTGGGGCGATCCGGTGGTCGTCGGCATCGAACCGTCCGAGTTCGCCGTCGGCTGTCCGGGCATCGGCGTCGACTCCGGCTGCTGCTGTTGTTGTTGCGGCTGGCGCTGCTGCGTCTGCGGTTGTACGCCGGGAACCTGGATCGGTCCGAACGGAGTGTCGATCGTATTCGGGACGATCTGGATCGGCGGCAGAATCGGTGCCTCCGTGGTCGATGGCGGGGTGAACGGTGCGGACCACGCGGGCACACCGGCTTGGCCCTTGATCGGGGGAGGCTTCGGGAAGGTTTCCTTGGGGGTGCCGTCCAAGGCGCCGTCCATGGTGGCCTTCCAGATATCCGAGGGCAGACCTGAGCCGTAGACCATGCCGCCGCTGTAGTTGCGCAGCGCCGAGTTATCGATGGAGCCGACCCACACCGCGGTGGACAGCGACGGGGTGTAGCCGACCATCCAGGCGTCCTTGTTCTCGCCGGTGTCGCCGAGCTGGGCGGTACCGGTCTTGGTCGCCGACTCGCGACCGTTGGCCAGGTTGTGATTGCGCGACCACGCTGCGATCGGCTTCATCGCGTCGGTGACGTTGTCCGCGACCGCCGCCGAGACCCGCTGTTCACCGGCCACATCACCACGGTCGAGCAGCACCTGTCCGTCGGCGCTCACCACCTTGGTGACGAAGTGCGGTGCGCGGTAGACGCCGGAGGCGGCCAGCGTCGCGTAGGCCGACGCCATATCGAGCACCCTGGACTGGTACTGACCGAGCACGATGCCGTTGTTCGGCGCGGAACCGTCCGGCTCGACCAGGCTCTTGCCGACGCCCGGAATGGTCTCCGGAATGCCGAGCTTGTGCGCCATATCGGCGATCTTCGCCGGACCGTTCTGCATATCCAGCTCCATGCGGTAGAAGCTGGTGTTCAGCGACCGCTTGAGCGCCTCGGCGATGGTGCAGGTGCCGCACTGCTCGCCTTCCACGTTCGTGATCTTGATGCCGTTCACGGTGATCGGCGAACTGTCGTACATCTCCGACAGCGGTTTGCCCAATTCCAGGTTCTCCGCGAGACCGAAGACCTTGAACGAGGAGCCCGGCTGCAGACCGGCATTGGCGAAGTCGTAGCCCTGACCGTCGTCGCCGCCGTAGTAGGCGCGCACCGCACCGGTCTTCGGATCCACCGAAACCACCGCGGCGCGCAGCTTTTCCGGCTCGCCCTGCATCTTCTTCTGCGCGGCGTCGACGGCGGCCTGCTGTGCCTTCGGATCGATCGTGGTGGTGATCGACAGACCGGCGGTGTTGAGCTGCTGTTCGCTGATGCCCGCGGCCGCCAACTCCTTGAGCACCTGGGTCTTGATCAGGCCCTCGGGCCCGGCGTCCAGGCCTTTGTCCTTGTTGGAGGCCACGGGGGCCACCTGTGGGAACTGCTGGGTCTGGCGCTCTTCGGCCTTCAGATTGCCGCCGGAGACCATGCCGTCGAGCACATAATTCCAGCGGAACTTCGCGCCCTCGGGATTCTTCTCCGGATCCAGGCCGGAGGGCTGCTGGATAGTGGCAGCGAGCACGGCGCCCTCGGCCACGGTCAGGTCCTGGACCGGCTTGGCGAAGTAGGCCTTGGCGGCGGCATCGATGCCGTACGCACCGCGACCGAAGTAGATGGTGTTCAGGTAGGCGGCGAGGATTTCGTCCTTGCTCCACTGGCGCGCCATCTTCGCCGAGATGACCAGCTCGTGCAGCTTGCGAGACAGCGAGTGTTCGTCACCGACGAGCGCGTTCTTCACGTACTGCTGGGTAATGGTCGAGCCACCGCCCGCGCTCTCCCTGTTGAGGGCTTGATCCCGGGCGGCGCGCATGAAGCCGGAAACCGAGAAGCCCGGGTTGGTGTAGAAGTCCCGGTCCTCGGCGGCGATCACGGCATTGCGCACATGCGGCGGAATCTGGTCGATGGTGACGTCGGTGCGGTTGCCCTCGGGCGGTACCACCTTGCTGATCACCGTGGTGCCGTCGCTGGCGAGGATATTCGCGACCTGGTTGGTTTTGAGGTCACCCGGCTGGGGTACCGAAACCGTGGTGTAGGCGATCAGGAAGACTGTGCTCGGCAAAATGATGGACAGGGCTAGCAGGACGTAGATAACCCGGCGCACGATCCGCCACGGCGACTTCTTCTTCGCACCGGGACGACGACCGCCCGGCCCGCCCGGACCACCGCTACCGCCATTGCGGCGCGGCGGCGGTCCCGAGGGCGGCGCGCCCGCGGTCGCCCGCCGCTCGCCGGTGGTGGGGCCGGAGCCGTTGGGGCGCCGGGCGCCGGGTCGATCCTGACCGGGTCGATCCTGACCGGGCCGCGGGCTGGCCGGGCGGGGACCGGTGGGCGGGGCCGTGCGACGGTTGCGTTCGGCGACGGAGTCGGTCGGCGAACCGGGCTGCCGATTCGGGCGCTCGATCTTCTGCGTGGACTGCGCGCCGGGCGGGGCGTTATCGGGTAGTGGCCTGCCCTGCGGCGGACGGCCCTGCGGCGGCGGACCCGGTCGACGCGGCGGCGGCTGCGGGCCACGCGGCTCGCCCGGATACCCACCCTGCGGCGGCCGCGGACCACCGGGAGCGGGCCGACCGGGTGGGGGACCGGCCGGTCGCTGACCGGGATACGGGTTCGGAGGCTGAGGTGAACTTCGCTGAGTGCGGCCGCCGTGCGGTTCATCGCCGTAGGGGGAAGTCTCGTAGGGCGAATTCACTGACAAGATCTCCATAACTCGTAAGGGTCTGCGGGGCGCGGTGCGACGATTATCGCCGCGGCGGACACGTCGAGGCTCCGCGTGTCACCCGACGGGCAGATGACCTGGCACATCATTCGGCTGCGGTGCGCCGGTTCCTGGTGCCCGTGCGCCGCCGCGTGGGCGACGGAGCGGTACCGAGCACATAGGACTGCACCAGATGATTCCAGCTGCAGCTCCGGCATACCTCGACGACATGGACCGAGAACTCCTCGCGAGTCTCGGCGAGGCGTATCAATTCCTCTGGTGTGCGAGCCGAACCCGCCATCGGGCCGAGGCCGTCGCCGTAGACCCAGGATACGAGCGTCAATTGCTCTTTCCGGCAGATCGGGCATGTGACCTCGCTCCCCCGACCGTGGAACTTCGCCGCACGTAAAAGGTAGGGATTGGCATCGCAAACCTCGGCGACATCGACACGGCCCGCATAGACGTCAGCGAGCAGCGACCGACGCTTGAGAGCGTAGTCGACCACCTGTCGCTGAATTCGCACGAGAACCAGAGTAGCGGGGCCGCGCGCGGACCGCGCTGGGCTGTGCGGGATCGACCGACCGGTATTCATTGTTGAACTGGGGCGTTACCGGCGTCGGCGGATTACGATTCTCCCGTGTCCCCCGCTACATCCGGGCGGTCAACGGCAGCATCCGGACGTATGCGCGCGCGTGACCTCGACCGTGCCAACGTGTCCAGTGTGCTGGATGCCGCCTACGCCGAAGGGCAGCTCGGCGCCGATGAATATCGCGACCGTACTGCGCGGGCCGAGACCGCCAAGACCATCGCCGATCTCGACCGGCTCACCCGCGATCTCCAGGTCCCTTCGGCGGTGCGCGATCTGGTACCGGGTGCGCCGACACCGACGCGAAACCCCTTGCGCCGCCCTGGATCCACGGGCCGTTATCCCGATCACACCCGAGCCCGCGCCGCCGATCGCGACACAACCGGGCAGCTACTCGACAGTGCCCGCCGGGATGGTCAGCTCACCGAAGAGGAGCATCAGACTCTCAGTGAATTGGCGCAAGGGGCCAAGACACTCGGCGATTTGGCCGATCTGGTCGATGACTTGCAACGGCCGACCGATGCGCCGTTGCCGCCGGCGCCACCTCGATCGAATCGCCGACGCTGGTATGTGATCGGTGTGACCGCCGCGTCGGTCTGTGCCGCCGTCGCCGCTTTCGCGCTGACCAGCGGTGCCGCGACATCGGATGCGCCACCCGTCGCACATGTCGGCGCCGCGGTGCCCGATCTCGGTGCGGTGCAACCGGTGGTGGTCGCGACGCCGAATCTGCTCACCCGCGAAGGGGTTACGCACTTCCTGGCGAAGTACCTGGAGAAGTTCGGTGATCTGCAGGCCGACGAGCTGACCCTGTTCGGCGATCACGCCACGGTTGAGCGTGCGGTATCCGGTCAGCCGAATCGGCAGGTCCGTTACGACTACCGCGGCGGATTCGTGCAGAGCAGTGCCCCCGTCAGTCGCAAGACCGATACGCCCGCCGTCGATCTAGCGCAGCTGAACGTCGCCGCCGTGTCGGACTTACTGGCAACCGCGCCCACCACGTTGAAGGTGCCGAACGGAGTTGTCACGCATATGGATGTGGAAGTCGACGCCACCGGTACCTATAGCTCTTTCGGCATCGCGAAGGGCGCGACCATCGTGCAGATCTTCGCGGGCAACCAATTCAACGAATCCGGGTACTACCTGCTCACTCCGGCGGGGCAGGTTCTTCGCGCCTGGGCGTTCGAAGGGTGATGGTCGATGGCGACGACGCGCTATGGCGGAATCCGGGCCCGCGATACCGATCGGGCCGATGTCTGCGGACTGCTCGACGCGGCACTGGCCGACGGTCAGCTCACCGATGACGAACACGCCGAACGCACCGCGCAGGCCATGCGCGCCAAGGCATTCGGTGAGCTGGACGTGCTGATCGGCGATCTGCAGATTCCGCGGAATCTAGTGGACGCCCCGGTGATTCGAGTCGATCGCCGTCGACCGCGGCGCTGGCTCGCGCCGGTGGCGTTCATCGCCGGTGCGGCGGTCATCGGTGCGGCGGTGGGCGGCATCGCGAGCTGTGCTTCGGGCGCATCCGGACCGTTCGGGTGGTCGGAACATGTGCCGGTGCTCACCACCGGTAGCGGCCTCGCGTACTTCATCGATGAATATCGCGCCGAGTTCGGCGATACGAAGGTCGACGAGGTCACCCTGTATCCCGACTACGCGCTCTTCGAGCGGCAGGCGGCAGGCGATCCGACCGAGACCGTGCGATATCGCTACGACGGCAGATTCCACGACTACACCACCAGCAATGGGCGCAAGGCCGATGTGCGCACCTTCGATCTCGCGAGCATCGATCTGCGTGCCATCGCCGGGCTGCTGGCCGGTGCGCCGCAGTCGATCAAGACGCCGGGCGGCGCCATCACGCACGCCTCGATCGAATTCCCGCCGGGCCGCGGTGATTCGGACGCCGCTGTCTCGATCTACGCGAAGAACCAAGCGGGTGCGACGGGTTATCTGACAGCGACGGTAACCGGGGAGCCATTGCAAGTCTTCCCGCCCAGTCGCTGACGAGGCGCCGCGACCCGGTGCGGAAATAATTCGATGGCCCGCCGCAATCGGGCGCGCTAGCATCCCTTGTTCGAATTCGACCTGATGTACAGCCCGAGGAGGTGGGGCGGGATGACCGCGCCGAAGACCGCCGTC
Protein-coding sequences here:
- a CDS encoding DUF5318 domain-containing protein, whose translation is MRIQRQVVDYALKRRSLLADVYAGRVDVAEVCDANPYLLRAAKFHGRGSEVTCPICRKEQLTLVSWVYGDGLGPMAGSARTPEELIRLAETREEFSVHVVEVCRSCSWNHLVQSYVLGTAPSPTRRRTGTRNRRTAAE
- a CDS encoding DUF1707 domain-containing protein, yielding MRARDLDRANVSSVLDAAYAEGQLGADEYRDRTARAETAKTIADLDRLTRDLQVPSAVRDLVPGAPTPTRNPLRRPGSTGRYPDHTRARAADRDTTGQLLDSARRDGQLTEEEHQTLSELAQGAKTLGDLADLVDDLQRPTDAPLPPAPPRSNRRRWYVIGVTAASVCAAVAAFALTSGAATSDAPPVAHVGAAVPDLGAVQPVVVATPNLLTREGVTHFLAKYLEKFGDLQADELTLFGDHATVERAVSGQPNRQVRYDYRGGFVQSSAPVSRKTDTPAVDLAQLNVAAVSDLLATAPTTLKVPNGVVTHMDVEVDATGTYSSFGIAKGATIVQIFAGNQFNESGYYLLTPAGQVLRAWAFEG
- a CDS encoding DUF1707 domain-containing protein, whose amino-acid sequence is MATTRYGGIRARDTDRADVCGLLDAALADGQLTDDEHAERTAQAMRAKAFGELDVLIGDLQIPRNLVDAPVIRVDRRRPRRWLAPVAFIAGAAVIGAAVGGIASCASGASGPFGWSEHVPVLTTGSGLAYFIDEYRAEFGDTKVDEVTLYPDYALFERQAAGDPTETVRYRYDGRFHDYTTSNGRKADVRTFDLASIDLRAIAGLLAGAPQSIKTPGGAITHASIEFPPGRGDSDAAVSIYAKNQAGATGYLTATVTGEPLQVFPPSR
- a CDS encoding glycosyltransferase family 87 protein → MPSGATQSVGGATHYVAPAPLAPDLRSADGRDRPSRNDSLTAQLSTVVGGPVGDHALIGRVRFWTPMRVLLAFALVFLALGWASKAGCIQQTSTSDGSLTLDWNNGRQYIAMCYSDTVPLYGAERLNEGAFPYKKEWTEQTPDGGRETRYMEYPVLSGLYQYASMQVAKTWDASPLPGALQVVIYFNVVAVGLAFAWLVTVWASAQLAGRRIWDAALVACSPLVIVHAFTNFDALATAFAATGLLAWARRRPLLAGLLLGLGGAAKLYPLLLLGPIVVLCLRADPLQRVPSARLGLRLSDINSGRTAMTWLRETPYRMQFLSARPLGAAALTVAAAAGTWLVVNLPIALLYPNGWREFFRLNTTRHADPDSIYNVITSFTGWAGFDGEIGHAEQPTILNLVSLLVFVAACAAIAYIALTAPRRPRLAQLCFLVVAAFLITNKVWSPQYSLWLVPLAALALPHRRILLAWMTIDALVWVPRMFYYLGLDRKGLPEQWFTGTVLLRDIAVLALCALIIRQIYRPEEDLVRRDFVDDPVGGVVDRAPDPLLPWLPEALRPRAVLGR
- a CDS encoding transglycosylase domain-containing protein yields the protein MSIILPSTVFLIAYTTVSVPQPGDLKTNQVANILASDGTTVISKVVPPEGNRTDVTIDQIPPHVRNAVIAAEDRDFYTNPGFSVSGFMRAARDQALNRESAGGGSTITQQYVKNALVGDEHSLSRKLHELVISAKMARQWSKDEILAAYLNTIYFGRGAYGIDAAAKAYFAKPVQDLTVAEGAVLAATIQQPSGLDPEKNPEGAKFRWNYVLDGMVSGGNLKAEERQTQQFPQVAPVASNKDKGLDAGPEGLIKTQVLKELAAAGISEQQLNTAGLSITTTIDPKAQQAAVDAAQKKMQGEPEKLRAAVVSVDPKTGAVRAYYGGDDGQGYDFANAGLQPGSSFKVFGLAENLELGKPLSEMYDSSPITVNGIKITNVEGEQCGTCTIAEALKRSLNTSFYRMELDMQNGPAKIADMAHKLGIPETIPGVGKSLVEPDGSAPNNGIVLGQYQSRVLDMASAYATLAASGVYRAPHFVTKVVSADGQVLLDRGDVAGEQRVSAAVADNVTDAMKPIAAWSRNHNLANGRESATKTGTAQLGDTGENKDAWMVGYTPSLSTAVWVGSIDNSALRNYSGGMVYGSGLPSDIWKATMDGALDGTPKETFPKPPPIKGQAGVPAWSAPFTPPSTTEAPILPPIQIVPNTIDTPFGPIQVPGVQPQTQQRQPQQQQQQPESTPMPGQPTANSDGSMPTTTGSPQSGGTGNGNGSQPTRTR